ATATTTATCTTCTAAAAAGACCGCAAGCGCATTCACTTTTAAATTCTTGGGACGCGACGGAGCTGAAAATCCAGGTAAAGAAACTGTTAATATAAGAAAGCCTAAAACATACTTGTTCATTTCTATTTTCCTTTAACTCGTTTAAGCGACTGGCCATCATCGACAAAGCGAAGTGACGCCTTACTTGGTACCTGACCCAGGTTAGAACCCTCTTGAGATAACGTAATACTGACGCCTTCATTGCGAAGGTCTTTAGAAAATTGCGGGTTATCGTAGGAGGCTGTGATCTCTTTATATTCTTGCCCAGTGATGGTGTCATTTCTTTGTAAGGTCGTAATCGGCACTGAAGTTTTAAACTCATTCGGGGTACGATTGCCAGCAGGGCGCATAGCTGGCGATGAATAATTTAAAGAGCTGTTTAAAGATGTACCTGAGGCGCCACTAGCTGACGGCATAGATCGCTGGCTCGGTTCTGCGATTTCACCGTTTTTAGCTAACGTGCCGCGCGCAAGGACCGCTCCCGCAGTTTCCGCAGAACTTGAACCATCTGGACTTTTTGCTCCAGCGCTAGCGTTGACTTCAAATGAGGAACCGGCCTTCGGTTCGTTACTTGCTGAAGCGACTGACCTGGTTTTCGCGACAGGATATTTGTCGGCTAAGTATTCTTCGGTTGTATAATAGGTATCATCATCAGTTGAATCACTGGCTTTCGATTTTGATCCAATGCCAGAAGTCGATTTTGATGTTTCTAGAGAAGCCGCAGCAGTATTTATCGAAGGCGCGCTAATATTAGAACTGCTGGTGGAAGTGTCGCCTTTGGCAGAGGCGGCATATGCAGGACTTTCAATTATGCCGATAGTTCGGTTGACTGCGCCCGCGAAAGAATCAAAGTTACTAGACATTGTAGAGGCGATCGAACGAGTTGCTGCAGTTGACTCCGGGGTATCGACGGGCGATTCCAGAGCCTGCCAATCTTTTTCAGTGAGAGTCACTTCTTTAATCGGCGCTTTTTCCACTTCTTTTTTTGCTACCGCCGCGGCTTTCTTGTGTTCTTGCTCTTTTGCACTTTTGATAGTGTTTTTCACAGCTAGTTGTGTTGGGATTCCACCGCAGTCGTTTGGCATTTTAATACATCGCTTCATTGTGTATTGTTTTTCACAAGATTTATTTTCAACGGCTTCTGGATTTGAAACGGAAGCACAAATCGCGTCGAAAATTGCTACTCTTTTTTCATCTTTTACGCCTGCTTTATGCAATAACTCGTGGCTCAAAATAGCATCCGTCGTCATGCATTCGTTTTTGAGAAATTTTTTTTCTGATACGGGCAGTGTTATTGTTCCGTTAATGAATTTTGCATTAAAGGCTGAAGGTATCTGAGAATCTTCGCAAGAAATAAGAACTGGTGCTTTCATTTGTTTTGCGAGGTTTTGCGAATTGGCCATTTCATTTACTATAAGTTCTAGGTCTTCATCAAAATTTTTAATTTTAGAAAACTTATCCTGTGCAGACTTATCTGAGAGGCATTTAGCAAGATAAGAATCACCCTTAAACAACCCTGCAGCAATAGTTTTTATTTTTAGCTGCTCGGTAGGAACCAGCTTTTCTTTACAGGAGACATCCAGCATAGCTCGCCCGAGGGAGGGAGAATCTTCTATTCCTTCAAAAGTGGCAATCGCATCTATATTTTTTGCTAGCCGATCAATTTTATTTTCTGCATTACAATTGTCACTGTAAAGTTCCTCATTTGGCTCTCTGATAAAATTAACTGATAGTTCTGCATTCTTTTTTTTATAAAAAAAAGTGTAAGAATCGCGTTTTTTATCGCTTACAAAGGTGTACACGGGAGTGTCGTCCACAAAAAAAAGTCGTAAGTAACCGTTATTTTTTCGAAGGACCGCAGATCTTAACTTTGTGTTAATCGTAAGTGCTATGCCAGTGTCATTAGATATTGTTCGATATTGTGCAATTCTACTTACATGAGTTCCTGCGTTTGCGGGGGTACTTAAGGAAAACAAAACAGATATTGTGAGCAGGTCTTTCGATGTGGCCATTTCGTTTAGCATAGATAAAAAAAATAAATTAAAATAGACTAGAAATCATGAAATATACTTTTCTTTTTACGGCTTTACTTTGGTCGGGTGCTTCATATGGGGCAGATGTCGAATCCTGTTTCGCGACAGTTGATCCTGTCACCTTTCCTAAGTCTCAAGGCGATCTAAACCTTAAAAACTTGCCCCGTATACGATCCCAGGGTGGCTTTAACTCTTGCTTTGGGTATGCGTCAGCGACCGTGGCTCAATTTTATCACTGTAATATGAGCAAGAAAAAAATAGAACCTTGTTCGGGGGCGCAACCCCAAAACGAGGTTTCGCCCATTGGCATGATCAGTTATGCGAATCGTACAAGCGATAAAAGTCACGATCTTGATCCTGCGAATCACGACAATATCAAATTTGGAGGCGCAGCTATAGCTGCTTTAGGAAACATGGCATACTTTGGTGGTGGCTTTGCCGAGAGTTGCTATCCTTTCGATGGAGTCGTCAATAAACATGGGGATGATCCAAAAGTTTCTGATGCTGTATTGAAGCGACTTAGAGACCTGTATCAAACTAACAAGAAAAAAACCGAAGGTGAAGCTTGTTTGGAATGTATTAGCAAAGCTGCGCAAGAGGATCTAAAGTCCAACACAAATTTTTCAGATATTAAGCGGGCTCTTTCAAAAGGTACATTTGAAGAATTTTTGTACTATTTAACTTTAGGAACCGATCAAATATCCGCTTGCTCAGATCTCGTAGAGATAGACCCGCCTGCTAAATTTAAATTTTATCCAGATAAGAATAAATCCGCTTCGCCGAAGGAAACTATAGATAAAATTCGTGAAGTTCTTCAAGAAGGTTATCCTCTTGCATTAGATGGCATTTGTCCCATCAAGATAAACGGGGAATGCAAAGGCCTTCATTCTTTAGTTATAACTGGATATCGCGAACAATGTACAAAGGACAACTCTCAATGCAGACAAGTGGTACGAGTTCAGAATTCTTGGGGCGAAGAGTGGCAGAGAGAAAACAATGATGGCTGGGTTGATGCTGAGACTCTGCTTGGAAAAGATAATATCGAAGAGGGCGGTCTTTCGTGGTGGACAAAATAAAGGCACATTTAATCCTTAAAAAGAAATATTAAGTCATTAAAAATCCCCACCAAGCAGTGGGGATTTTCTTTTTAAGAAGGAGTAATCTCATTCGGAGGAGTAAGACCTTTCTTCTTAATCTTCTCCACCAGCGTGGTCCGATTCAATCGCAACAACGCCGCGGCTTGGTTGCGATTCCAGCCGGTTTTTTCAAGAGCCTTCAAGATCAAAGCGTTTTCGTAAGCATCGACAGCAGAGTTAAAGTCCATTCCCTGATCGGGAATTTCTAATCCCGTGCTTTCAGCAGAAGCGGTTTTTCCTGACTTGTACTTCACAGGTAAATCAGACACATCAATCTGACCTTGCCCTTTAAGAATCGTCATGCGTTCTACTAAGTTTTCAAGCTCGCGGATATTTCCCGGCCACGGGTAATTCACCAAACACTCTAATGCGTCAGCGGTAATTCCAGTTAAGCCACGGCCTTTGCTTTTATTGAAGATTTCCATGAAGTGATTTAACAACAATGGAATATCAGTCTTACGTTCGCGCAAAGCGGGAACTGTTAACGGAATCACGTTTAAACGATAGAAAAGATCTTCGCGGAAACGGCCTTCTTCCACAGCTTCTTCTAAATTGATATTTGTCGCTGCAATCACACGTACATTCACGTTTACAGTTTTTGTTGAACCCACAGGCTCAAAACTGCGCTCCTGCAAAGCACGTAGTAGTTTTACTTGTAAAGAAGGTTCAAGGTCACCGATTTCATCTAAAAAGATCGTTCCACCGTCAGCCATTTCAAAACGGCCGACGCGATTGGCGATAGCACCCGTAAAAGCCCCTTTGATGTGACCGAAAAGTTCACTTTCTAAAAGCTCTGCAGGGATTGCACCGCAGTTGATTGGAATA
This is a stretch of genomic DNA from Bdellovibrio reynosensis. It encodes these proteins:
- a CDS encoding sigma-54-dependent transcriptional regulator — protein: MRSQRVLILDDESSLRTALFRVLDRKGLNVITATKIDEAKILCQGETPVDLAIVDLNLPDGDGIEFMTYLKSLSPATEVIILTGHATIESAIRATQKGAFHFVTKPFNLEELMSLIEKALTHKKLQQENQQLRSELNKKYKFDQIIGNSEQIQNVLRLIERVADSDSTVLVTGESGTGKELIARAIHYNSPRAQGPFIPINCGAIPAELLESELFGHIKGAFTGAIANRVGRFEMADGGTIFLDEIGDLEPSLQVKLLRALQERSFEPVGSTKTVNVNVRVIAATNINLEEAVEEGRFREDLFYRLNVIPLTVPALRERKTDIPLLLNHFMEIFNKSKGRGLTGITADALECLVNYPWPGNIRELENLVERMTILKGQGQIDVSDLPVKYKSGKTASAESTGLEIPDQGMDFNSAVDAYENALILKALEKTGWNRNQAAALLRLNRTTLVEKIKKKGLTPPNEITPS
- a CDS encoding C1 family peptidase, with translation MSKKKIEPCSGAQPQNEVSPIGMISYANRTSDKSHDLDPANHDNIKFGGAAIAALGNMAYFGGGFAESCYPFDGVVNKHGDDPKVSDAVLKRLRDLYQTNKKKTEGEACLECISKAAQEDLKSNTNFSDIKRALSKGTFEEFLYYLTLGTDQISACSDLVEIDPPAKFKFYPDKNKSASPKETIDKIREVLQEGYPLALDGICPIKINGECKGLHSLVITGYREQCTKDNSQCRQVVRVQNSWGEEWQRENNDGWVDAETLLGKDNIEEGGLSWWTK